CAATGTCATAAGGGGAAGTCTCCCATACGATCCTAATTCGCCGCGTCGTGTATCCCATCCACGATGTCGAAAGAGCCGAACGAGATTGATTACCAGGTAGTATGCCTATGTGCCGATCGTACTTTCCAATCATGTTCAGAGAGGAAGATACTACCGGGTTGCAAATTTTGCCCACAGGACCGGTCGTCGTCAAAATGAATATCGGCGCTTCCCCAGATAAAAGTCGACCTGCACCTCGCCATGCCAGAAGTACAAACCTTGACCGGTTTCGATGGATGCTCCCTCACCTCCCTAGGCACAGTCATGCTCCCAATATACGTTGGTGGAATGATTCACCTCTTCGATTTTGCCGTCGTTGACAAGTCAACTGCATATAATGTCATCCTCGGAACGCCCTGGCTCCATAAAATGAAGGTCGTGGTCTCAACATACCACCAATGCGTTAAATTTCCAACAGAGTTCGGCACTTACACCCTCTATGCCGACCCAACGGCGACCCAATGGCCACCTCGCCGCCATGTCGATATGATAATGGGAGGACTAACAGCTTGCAGAGATTCCGTACGATCAATCCGTGACTACGTAAAAACCGGCACAACCATAATATAGCCAATTAAAGTTCCACCTTTCGTACCACCGATCACGTTCACAACAGACGACCTGGCTGGAGTCAACTTTCCACACAATGATCCTCTCATCATCGAATTGCACGTTGGTTAAACCGAAGTGACAAGGATCATGATCGACACGGGGAGCTCCGTCAATGTTATCTTCAGAGACGTCCTTGACAAAATGGTAGTCAACAACAGAGAAATCAAACCGTCGATCAGGCCGCTCACAGGATTCGACGGAAATTACATGATGTCGTCTGGCACAATCAAGTTGCCGATCTATGTGTCCGGCGTACCTTCGTGGCATAAGTTTGTCGTGGTTGATAAACCGGCAGTCTATAACATCATTCTAGGATCCCCCTAGATCCATGACATGCAGGCCGTCCCGTCAACTTACCATCAATGTGTCAAGTTCCCTCTGTCCGGCCATCAGGCAAACGCCAGGAACTGCTTCGTTATTGAATGCAAACTACGAAAAGCCATCAATTTATAGCAATCAAAGAAAGAGCTGGACGAGTTACCAGCTCCTAGTCCTGAAGAAATTTTGAGTCATCATCTGATCGACGAAATCAATACCGACGAGAGCAACCCAAAGCGGTGCGTCGGGATTGGCACAGACCTTGACCCAGCAATAAGAGCAGACTTAATTCAATTCTTGAAAGACAATGCCTCCACCTTTGCCTGGTCTTTTGACGAAATAATCGGAATTAGCATGGACGTCACGAGCCACGAGCTAAACGTCGACCCAACCTACAAACCCGTTAAGCAAAAGAGGTGTAAGATCGGCCCCGAACGATCCAAGACGGTAAATGACGAGGTCAAAAAATTGCTCGCAGCCGGGTCTATTGAAACAAGTATTTATTTGGTGGTgtggatgatgaatgtatgcaatggtgagatatgaatgaatggatggtaaggtgtttcaattccccttatgcagttgcagtataagaggtgtcaatcctatctgagtgtttgtgaacaattaagacatgcatatgagactaagtcaagccaaatgtagaggatgtttgtcactaacaatcctatgatgagtatgtaaaatgcagaaagtaaaactacaagaactaagagctaaatgcaaatgaaacagaatAATTATAGCAGTTATGAAagaagaacagaaatagaaactattgTAATGCAAgaaatgaactaatgcaaggcaagtaatgaataGGAagctaaatgaatgcaacagaaatgaaaCTAGGATCAAACAgaacaactacaaagcataaacaagaattctggggaagaactcgagcaagcactcgagcaagcactaaacgcaaaaacagagcaacacaataaaaacagagcaatgcaaaaacgaatcaaacaacaagcaagcagcaggattaagacaaaaaaatcaataaacaaagaaggccttgaggagggattcatgggctgaactaatcattgtggttatctaacttggtcaacaaacctcaaactactttgagctaatctctagacatataactCTAAGACAAGTTttatccactctcatggcaagaaacaatcaaacctatgcatctctacacttgttctcacaaagtaaagaatctacacaagcaggcattaagcaatacatctcaaacaaaacaagacctctaatctcttagcaagcctaatggtaagctctagatctagccttatctatgctccttaaacattggtgtgatgctaagatgcttgaaatcaaaccctaccttctcagatataggatcagcattaagaacatctagcctagaagagatctacaacaatcaagcttgaccaaatcaaataaaccacaagatcaaNNNNNNNNNNNNNNNNNNNNNNNNNNNNNNNNNNNNNNNNNNNNNNNNNNNNNNNNNNNNNNNNNNNNNNNNNNNNNNNNNNNNNNNNNNNNNNNNNNNNNNNNNNNNNNNNNNNNNNNNNNNNNNNNNNNNNNNNNNNNNNNNNNNNNNNNNNNNNNNNNNNNNNNNNNNNNNNNNNNNNNNNNNNNNNNNNNNNNNNNNNNNNNNNNNNNNNNNNNNNNNNNNNNNNNNNNNNNNNNNNNNNNNNNNNNNNNNNNNNNNNNNNNNNNNNNNNNNNNNNNNNNNNNNNNNNNNNNNNNNNNNNNNNNNNNNNNNNNNNNNNNNNNNNNNNNNNNNNNNNNNNNNNNNNNNNNNNNNNNNNNNNNNNNNNNNNNNNNNNNNNNNNNNNNNNNNNNNNNNNNNNNNNNNNNNNNNNNNNNNNNNNNNNNNNNNNNNNNNNNNNNNNNNNNNNNNNNNNNNNNNNNNNNNNNNNNNNNNNNNNNNNNNNNNNNNNNNNNNNNNNNNNNNNNNNNNNNNNNNNNNNNNNNNNNNNNNNNNNNNNNNNNNNNNNNNNNNNNNNNNNNNNNNNNNNNNNNNNNNNNNNNNNNNNNNNNNNNNNNNNNNNNNNNNNNNNNNNNNNNNNNNNNNNNNNNNNNNNNNNNNNNNNNNNNNNNNNNNNNNNNNNNNNNNNNNNNNNNNNNNNNNNNNNNNNNNNNNNNNNNNNNNNNNNNNNNNNNNNNNNNNNNNNNNNNNNNNNNNNNNNNNNNNNNNNNNNNNNNNNNNNNNNNNNNNNNNNNNNNNNNNNNNNNNNNNNNNNNNNNNNNNNNNNNNNNNNNNNNNNNNNNNNNNNNNNNNNNNNNNNNNNNNNNNNNNNNNNNNNNNNNNNNNNNNNNNNNNNNNNNNNNNNNNNNNNNNNNNNNNNNNNNNNNNNNNNNNNNNNNNNNNNNNNNNNNNNNNNNNNNNNNNNNNNNNNNNNNNNNNNNNNNNNNNNNNNNNNNNNNNNNNNNNNNNNNNNNNNNNNNNNNNNNNNNNNNNNNNNNNNNNNNNNNNNNNNNNNNNNNNNNNNNNNNNNNNNNNNNNNNNNNNNNNNNNNNNNNNNNNNNNNNNNNNNNNNNNNNNNNNNNNNNNNNNNNNNNNNNNNNNNNNNNNNNNNNNNNNNNNNNNNNNNNNNNNNNNNNNNNNNNNNNNNNNNNNNNNNNNNNNNNNNNNNNNNNNNNNNNNNNNNNNNNNNNNNNNNNNNNNNNNNNNNNNNcaaggtaaaatatatgaacatcaacaccccaaaacttagtctttgcttaaacctcaagcaaataatcaagacataagaaggtaggtgaggtttgaaagtgggatctcagctcctaaagcttgcaaatagaccatctagaatcaatgtccaagttactaatactatgatgcaagttgaatgagctgtacttaaagactttagacaagcatatcacaacctttactgattggagccttagatatccacatgcattcaaatctaccaattcctttaacattcattaatcaagaacatgaatcaattctatgcaatgcttaaactcatttggcttggaggtAAAGCTTTTGAGACAATGAtagtctctttttagagtggggcttttCAATAttaaggttctctcatgaaaatggattgagctttagaagaatgctaaaggtaagaacacctagacacatacaagaataaaaccttgtctacccaaaggtacccaaagtgtttatcctagcaatctaaacccaaatgatcctagtgctaccctttaacttcttcttttccttttcacccttttttcttttggttttcaagtcttaggagaggtttcttaattgatctttctagtgggataggggattcttacttatttgctatggttctattttcttcttattcttaagacatacaagctttttgctaaacttttctcttctttcttttcttttctttaattagaaccaacattatcaatttttttacttcccatcctttcactagactttgtttaaacacattctcctcttaaagactctaccctttttctttctcttttctctcttttcttttcataacatcCAAgacccaaacccaacaagtgaaccacctagtcctatctagtttgaaaaatgcaaactagaactacacaaggtcttactcttgtcagttcaaacctaacactttctaccaagctcaatcctaaaaataggcctcacacacaagaataaacatggcttgaaagaaggNNNNNNNNNNNNNNNNNNNNNNNNNNNNNNNNNNNNNNNNNNNNNNNNNNNNNNNNNNNNNNNNNNNNNNNNNNNNNNNNNNNNNNNNNNNNNNNNNNNNNNNNNNNNNNNNNNNNNNNNNNNNNNNNNNNNNNNNNNNNNNNactcttttttataaagatttttgcaaaaaaatttcaaatttttagggtttttctatgccttagatgctatgcaaatactaatatgaggatgctaaaattttgaaataagatcacaaaacacaatgtcaaatgctatctcaaaccctcttccaaacttaaatcacacagtcccctgtgtgaaagaaatttgtaggaggattcaagactaaaaacaaaactaaacaaaatatgaaatgcaatgatatttacaagtaagggtgatagtggtaccttagggattgtggaagaagttgtccacatccatctgcatgctgtcataggagtagttggggtcttgttggtgacttggagatggagattggggcagctcgataATGGCGATCGaccgtgactcggtcgagtgcgtgtccgagtgggggagtcgagctggaccgcgtgTGTCCATTACCTGTCCCTTCCTCTTCTATTCAGACTCTTTTGCTTCCCTGATCATGAAAACactaaagcaaaaatcaaaataccaaaatcctaagcaatatatacagagataccttagggacttcctccctagtgagcttgtttaaagtctctaagctTCACTTTGATGCCTTTTTCAGGCTTGAGttagagaccaaggaggtgatgaaatccctcctggttctacttgataacctttgtgttccttcttgatcactacttcCTTAGCACttgaaccatgtttcttcttaaacttgagtcttggtcttgcctcCTTCAAAAACCTCTTGTTGAATTTCTCTTGAAAATTCATCACTAGACAAGCCAACCTTTAAACTGAACCCTTGAGCTTCTGGATAGTCCTGTCTTGGGCTGAACTTTTAAGCCCAGGATTTCCTCCTTCCTCAAAAACTTCACAACTAGCCTTTTTTCCTATCATAAAGTGCTGGCCTTCAATAGTAGGCTGATGAGTAGTattcttgatgtcaaacttcagaGTGAAGTCCTTAGCAAGGTGAAGCTTGATGGTTCCCATCTTAACATCTATTACAGCCCcaactgtggctaagaatggtctcccCAAGATGAGAGGGTCTTCTGGCTCTTGGTCCATATTCATGATCACAAAGTCAGTTGGGATTCTTGCCTTCCCTATTTTGACTGGAAAGTTTTCAATTATCCCAAGCACATCCCTCTTGGATCCATCTGCCATGCCAATATAGAGATTGCAAGGCTTAAAATGTTCATACCACAACTTTTCAGCCATTGAGTATGGCATTAAACTCACTGAAGCTCCTAGACCACACAAACATTTGTTGAAGTGCATGTAACTAATGGAACAAGGAAGATTAAATGATCCTGGGTCTTCAAGTTTGGTTGGTATAACAGCTTCCCCAATCTCTTTTAG
The Camelina sativa cultivar DH55 chromosome 15, Cs, whole genome shotgun sequence DNA segment above includes these coding regions:
- the LOC104748640 gene encoding uncharacterized protein LOC104748640, producing the protein MAIQEITIAYKEEERGPDLNKFVQNPSYKDMLLELSKMKAQEQDMKDLKEIGEAVIPTKLEDPGSFNLPCSISYMHFNKCLCGLGASVSLMPYSMAEKLWYEHFKPCNLYIGMADGSKRDVLGIIENFPVKIGKARIPTDFVIMNMDQEPEDPLILGRPFLATVGAVIDVKMGTIKLHLAKDFTLKFDIKNTTHQPTIEGQHFMIGKKASCEVFEEGGNPGLKSSAQDRTIQKLKGSV